ATCTTCCTCCACGCCCACGCCTTTCTAAGAGGGGGGGACCAAGCGTTAACGCCCACGCCCACCTTCACAGAGTACAGGAGAGCCGCTGAGGCGGCTGGATGCCAAGTGAAAAGCATCCACATAGGGCCGCAATGGGGGCTAAAGGCTGACACCATCCTAGAAGGCTTAGAATCCAACACCAAGGTAATTTACCTATGCAACCCAAACAACCCCACGGGAAAAATCACGCCTAGAGACGAAATGCTGAGAATGTTAAAGGCCGCTGAAGAAAGAGGAGTGTACACGGTCGTCGATGAAAGCTTCATGGACATGGTCGATGGAGAAAAACGTTACTCCACGGTAACGTTGCTCGAGCGGTTCGAAAGGCTTTTCGTCGTGAAATCTCTCACCAAACTCTTCTGTCTCCCCGGTTTAAGACTGGGCTATGGGGCTGGTTCAAGATCCATAGCGGAGAAGGTCATGCGGGTTAAGCCTCCGTGGAACGTGAACTGCCTCGCTCAAGAGGCGGTGAAAGAAGCGTTGAAGGATAGAAGATACCTGTTAAAAACGCGGGAAACCCTGAGAAGGGAGAGAAAACACCTTTTTGAATCGTTGTCTAAGATGCCTCGCCTCAATGTATACGATTCTGACGTCAACTTTTTCCTAGTAGATGTGCGAGAAACAGGCTACACAGCCCAAGCCTTAAAACTCAAATTGCTGAACCATAACATCCTAATAAGGGATTGCGACGACTTCGAGGGGTTAACCCCATATTTCATCCGGATCTCCGTTAGAACCAGAGCGGAAAACGATGCGTTGATCAAGATTCTAAGGAAAATCGCGGGTGGTTGAAAAATTTTTGAAGTTACCTAACGCACGGTTTACGGTGAAGCTAACCTCCAACATGGCCTTAAAGGGGCAGGATAGAAGTTGCCCCTACTACCCATGCCACTTCGAAGGACAGGACTGCACATGGTGCTTCTGCCCCTTCTACCCCTGCGGCGACGAGAGGACGGGTGGGGGCCCATTGAAGAAAAGCGGGGGCGAGGTGTGGAGCTGCGAAAGATGCGTAATAATCCATAAGAGAAGTGTAGCAGAGAAGGTTTTAAAAGCCCTATCCGGGAAGCGCCCCGCTAAGGGGTGGATGCGCAAATCCGAGTTAAAATCCCTGTTCAACAAAGTCGTCATCCCCAGCCTAAACGATAAGGCAAGAGCCCTTATGGTTCAGGGAACCAGCTCCCATTCAGGCAAAACCCTAGTGGCGGCGCTGATATGTCAAGCGTTAAGGGAGAGGGGCTACTCCGTCGCACCCTTCAAAGCCCAAAACATGTCCCTAAACTCATTTGTGACCAATGATGGGGGAGAAGTCGCTTGGGCCCAAGCGTTCCAAGCTTTCGCCTCAGGTTTAGAGCCGACGCGTGAGATGAATCCGATACTGTTAAAGCCGAAGGGCTTAGGGACTTCCCAA
The Candidatus Bathyarchaeia archaeon DNA segment above includes these coding regions:
- the cobD gene encoding threonine-phosphate decarboxylase CobD codes for the protein MPHQPLISQTIHGGNVWLHTNPGKLKSGSFLDFSSNVNPLGPPEKALRTIRENLWRITYYPEPDCQTLREAIAEKNPGVRPENIVLGNGATELIFLHAHAFLRGGDQALTPTPTFTEYRRAAEAAGCQVKSIHIGPQWGLKADTILEGLESNTKVIYLCNPNNPTGKITPRDEMLRMLKAAEERGVYTVVDESFMDMVDGEKRYSTVTLLERFERLFVVKSLTKLFCLPGLRLGYGAGSRSIAEKVMRVKPPWNVNCLAQEAVKEALKDRRYLLKTRETLRRERKHLFESLSKMPRLNVYDSDVNFFLVDVRETGYTAQALKLKLLNHNILIRDCDDFEGLTPYFIRISVRTRAENDALIKILRKIAGG